From the genome of Xylocopilactobacillus apis:
AAAAGAACTTTTCTAGCATTAGAGCTTGAATCGTTCGTTGCGATTGAAAGGTCGATTAGTTCTTTAACTAATTCTTGTCCTGTCGGGTTGTCTCCCAATGCATCCTTAGCAGGATACCAATCAACGATCCCATCACTAGGACCAGCATTTTGCAAAAGTGCATCATAAGAATTGATGCCAGGATTATCAACGTCGTAATCCCAATTATTTCCGCGTGAACTGTACTAGTATTAATAGCTGCAGTAAAAGCACCTGTTATAGGTGATAATAACAGCAATGCAGTACTAGCTAAACCAGCTACTTTAAATTTCATTACTTTCTCCTTCTTTGTGAAACTTAGTTTCAATTATACCGCAATTATGAAACTTTTCACGCATTTTTAAATCTTAAGTTTGCAAAATATGAAACAAAATTTAGTTATCTAACTAGTATACGATTTAATAATACGTCGTTTATAATCAGTTTTTAGGTTCAGAAGTGTCTATAAGTAAATCCAAAATTTAAAAGTAGAACGAGTTTTGAAAAGAAAAAAAGTAGAACTCAATTTCTCAAATTCTACTTTCTCTTGTCTTAAAATCTATTTAAGTTTCTCGATTTCTTCAATGCTGAGATCGGTTAAATCGCTAATCTCTTGAATGGACATGCCTTTGTTCATTAACTTACGGGCAAACTCTTGCTTTCCTTCAACTTTTCCTTGTACTTTTCCCTCGGCCCTACCTTCGACTTTACCTTCGGCTCTTCCCATTGTCCACTGGGTCTCCAGACCTGATTCGTAATCGAGCTTCATTTTCTCAATATGATTTAACATCTCTTGCTCCTTTCTCGACGATAATTCCGTCTATAAGAAAATTACGCAAAAAAGAACTCAATCATTCAATTGTTTTATTTATATGCTTTGTATCTAGCGAAATCTCCTTGAACCCACTGATCTCGGCCAACTTTGTAAAAGCCGTTCTGAAGACCAAAAGTCTTCCACTTGCTTCCATGTTTCAATTTCTATCCATGTAGTAACTATTAGTCGTGCCGGCACTCTTCCAAATGTTAACGCCATAACCTCTCACGTAGACAATTTCAATCTCGCCTTTTAGCGGAGCCATAGTGCTGATTGGACTAAATGACACATATCTCCCGTTGATCCACTGATTCTTGCCAACGCGATAGAAAACATCCCTTTAGCATTAACTGCTTTTTGGCTGATTCTCCACGCCGTAGTGTGAGCTAATCGTTGACCGGTAGCACTGCCGGCTGGCGCATTGAAAACCATAATTCCGTAATTTGGAACATAGTTAATGTAGCCAACGGCCTTCATATCGGTAATCGTCCAATCGGTAGCAATACTTTTCGGCAAAACGGTAATTTTTCTAATCATTGTCGTAGTTTCGCCGCTAATACTCGTGGCCTCGTAGGTTAATTGATAAATACCAGGAGTATGAGTATCCACATGCCCCGTGATCGTTACTTTTGGAGATCCATCATTATTCTTAGCGATGCCTTCAAAATTAGGCAGCTTGCTGTAGTCACCGCCGTAGTTGTTAAAAATTGCCCATGATCCGACTACTTTGTACTCATTTTCGTTAAAGCTGTCATCAACATTAATTGTCGAATCAGCGCTTCCTTGGAATGCAAAAATTGGTTTTGAAACTTCCGACACAGTTACTGGAACCGTAATACTTGCGGTATCTTTCGCATTGTCAGGATTGGTGTAGGTATAAACGACCGGATAAGTACCAGGTTTGTGATATCTACTTTACTAACGTCAGCGGTTAGAGCGTTAAAAGGAATCCCTTTAATCAAATTTTTACATCGGCTGCCTTAAGATCTGTTCCGCCACGATAAAAGTCGCCTGAAAAACTGTTCACTGCATTCTTGTAATCGCCACTGTTATCACTGTAGCCTAAAGGCCACTGGGTATATGAATTCTTGCTGTCAGAATTGCTGATTCCAAAACCGCCATACATGTATAGGGGAGACCTAACCCAAGACCAGAGTCAGTCTGTTTAAAACTGCCGTCATTTTGCTGCCAGCTGCTAAGGAACGAACTAACAAGAACCTGCTGTAATTTGTTATTTGAAACTTTACCGCTAGCATCAACAAAGTCAGGATTTCCAGCAACAAGAGTTTTGCTTACTAAATTCTTGAAATTCTGAGGAACGTTAGCTGTCGTTAAAACTGCACCATCATCATAGTAGTAGTGTAGGGACGAAGACTAACATTGAAGGATCATTTGGAAAGGTAAAAAAGTTATATTTCATTACCATATTTGGAAAGTAGAATTATCAGAAAAACTCAAACTAAATTTCACATTACAAATATTGGAAGCCGATAAATCCCAGCTTTTAAATAATACAAATGGCTCAACAATGATCATGTTACAAAAGCTGAGATGGAAAATAAAATTATTTCCATCCCCTCTATCCCCGAACAAACTCGCATTGGCCAACTATTCGCCAAAATCGACGAGCTCATCGCCATGAGCGAACACAAATCCCAAAAAATTGAAGAACTCAAAAAGCACATTTCTCAAAAAATGTTTGTCTAATTACAGCTGACATCCATGCACCATCCACTAAAAACACCTAGAAAGGCCAAAAAGGCAGAAGAAAAATTTGAACAAGCGATCCTAACCAAACTCCAAAGCGAAGGCTGGACATACAACGAAGTCCTCTCCGGCTGCTCCGATGATAAATTGTACGACCACTGGCGTGACATTTAAATCGCAACAATCGCACTAAATTGGACGGTACACCTCTCTCAGACCAGGAGTTCAACTCGCTTAAAATTGAACTCAATAAGAACAAGACGCCCTACGAAGCACAGCTTGTATTGGCCGGTGCCGGAAACATTGGAACTCTTCCGCTAACCCGTGACGACGGCACACAACTAGAAATTGAAATATTCTATGGCGACGAAATTGCTGGCGGCCGATCAGAGTACGAGGTCGTCAACCAGATCACTTTTAACCATCTCCCGACGACTCAGCCAAAAGCGACGGATCGACATTGCTCCTAATCAATGGCCTGCCCGTTGCTCATGTCGAAGAAAAAGACGAAGCGCTGCAAAATCAGTGGAACGCTTTTGAGCAGTTACAAAAATACGATGGAGACGGATGTACACTGGTCTGATGAGCTTCGTGCAGGTTCAATTCATCCTCTCGCAGCATTCTGCTCACTATCTCGCTCGCCCTAAAAATTGCGATTCCTACACCGCGATTTTGTTTTCGGCTGGCGCGATGACGAAGGAAAAGATGTCACCAACACAATGGAATTCACTCATCAGGAAATGGGCATCCGGCACTTCATCGTCTCGTGACAACCAACATGATCCCGGATGCCGCCAACGACAACCTCATGGTCATGAGATCATATCAGATCCAAGCAACGCGCGCCATCCTTGATCGGATGCGGGAAATGGAACAAAACCATCTCGTCGAAAAAGAAGGCGGCTACATCTGGCACACCACTGGTTCTGGAAAAACGGTCACCTCGTTTAAGGTTGCCCAGTTAATCGCTGCAATGCCAAGGGTTCAGCACGTGCTTTTTATCGTGGATCGAGTCGATCTTGTTAATCAAACTTACGAAAATTTCAAAAGTTACGCTTATAAAACTTTCGAAAATCGGATTAAAATCGTTGACGGTCATCAGCTGAAAAAAGACATCAAAGATCAAATTTCTCACGTTTTTCTCATCACTGTCCAAGGTCTCGACAAAGCTGTGAAATCAGGGCTCACATCTGAGCAGCGCATGGTTATCATTATGGACGAAGCTCATCGTTCGGCTAGTGGCGATGCTGTTTCTCGCATCAAAAAAGCGCCTGCCAAAGACAACCTGGTTTGGTTTTACAGGGACGCCTAACTTCTACTCCGATGAGGTCAAAGATATCAAAACGTCGCGCAACGTTTCGACCTATGATATTTTTGGCAAAAGACTCCACCGTTATACGATTAAAGACGCAATCGGTGACGGCAACGTCCTCGGATTTGACGTTAGCTATTACAAAACTGCGATTGAAGCTGAAAATAGCGATCAAAAGACCGACAAAGAGATGGAAAAAGCGGTCTACAATACCACTAGTTATCATGAATCAGTCGTTCAAGACATTATTGACCATTGGATGACAACAATTCATCCGGCCCCTTAATCGGCGGCATTCGTCAGAAGAAGTATTTCCAAGCAATGTTGCCGTTTCAGGAAAACAAGCTGCCGTCGAATACTATAATTTATTCAAAACCTTGGCTCCTCAACTCAAGGTTACAATGTCTACTCTCGCGACGAAGACAACGGAGTTGGCACCGCAAACTTGCAGGAATCTTTGAAAACTGCGATGTCCGACTATCAAAAAATGTTCAACACAATGAACTTTCTTGATAGCCCTAATTCTGAGCGCTCTTTTCTAAATGACATCACTAAGCGTCTTGCTCGCAAAAAGCCATACAATCACAATGACCCCAACGACATTCTTGATCTGGTAATCGTCTCAGATCATCAGCTGACCGGATTCGATTCAAAATTCGTTAACATCATCTACCTTGATAAAGTTTTAGCTGAAGGATTGCTCATCCAGGCGATGTCTCGAACTAATCGAGTTCTCAACAAAGAAGCAAAACCTTACGGCAAAGTCCGTTTTTACCGCAAAGGTGAGCTGATGGAGGAAAATGTCAGTCAGGCTCTTGTCATCTACACCAAGGAGGTAACGACACGATCGCTGATGCCGAAAAGCCGTCATCGCCAAAAGAACAGCAAGATTTGATGAACAACGATATTTTAGCCCCTAAAATGTCAACCCAAATCGAGGATATTACGCCAAAAATTGAGGAACTCAAGAAACTGGCAGGCGATGATTTCTCTCAAGAACCAGTTGGTGAAAAAGAACAAATGAAGTTCGTTTTAACTGCTCAAGAAGTTAACAGTGCCGTTCAAAAAATGGTGCAGCAAGGTTTCCAATTCGGTACAGAAGTGGAAAAAGTAGATGAATCTGGCAACTCGACTGGCGAAACTGTTGAACTCCCGATCCAGTCAATTGATGAGCTCAGCGCTCTGCAGGCCCGAATGAATGATGTCAACGAAAAGTTGCCTAAAAAGAAACAATGGATTTCACTGATTACAAAATTTCGGTTGAAAAATATTCAAGTGAGATCATTGACTACGATTACTTAATCGAGCTTTTGAATAACTATATGGATGAAAAAACGCCAGAAAACGAAGCTGCAATCAAAGAACACGTCGAATCATCAAAATCAATGGAGGAGTTAGATTTAAAACGCTTGCTAGAGGGTATCTTGGCGGGACATTTCCATAAGCACTTTACGTCGCAAAGTTTTAAAAATGTCATTAAGGAAATTCACAAAGAGAATCAAGAACTCGAACTTAACCGCTGGGCGTATGAAAATGGCTATAATTCAGAAGATATCTTCGAAGCCTACCAATTATTCATTCCTGGCGTCGATATCAAAAATAACCCCAGCCTAAACAGCAAGGTTAATGAAATTAATACCAAATTGGATCTATCATTTAAAAAGAAAAAAGAACTTAAAGAGAAACTAATTGAGCAGTTTGAAAAGATGGATAAGTAGCACGATAGACATTAAAAAGGCCTTATAATTCTGAAAACAACAATTCAGAAAGATGGGCTTTTTTTTATATGACGAACAAACGTTTTGATTGTACGTTTAATTTTCTCTTCTAGCAAAAGCTCTTACAGATTTTTAACTTCTAACCAACAATAAAATTTCTCTACACAATATTCTGTATTTTTTATTACATCTTTTGACCAAAATCGAAGAACTTTCCATTCCATCATCTTAAGCTGCTGATTAATTTCTTTATCCCTATTTATATTTTTTCAATTTTTGGAATCCAATAATCACGGTTACTATGGATGTTATTTTTATTTTCATTCCATTTGTAACCATGCCAAAACTCACCATCTATAAATACCGCAATTTTACTTTTAGTAATAGCTATATCAGGTTTTCCAGGAAGTGTATTAAGATTTTTTCGATACCTAACTCCTCTGTTCCATAAAGCTTTTCTAAGTTTAATTTCAGGTTTTGTATTGGTAGAGCGAATTTGAGACATGTTGAAAGATCTCTGCTCTCTTGTAATAATATGATTAGACAAAATATACTCCACATAAAAATAACAGAATAAATTTTTAAAATTAGCATCAATCATCATTTAAATCAGTAAAATCACTGCTGTCTTTGCGCCCCATAAATAATTCATAAGAGCCTAACGGTGCAAAATCTATCCATAACTCCTTTTATTATCAGGATCTTCATGCCAAATTCTTACAGAATCAAAGCCAGCTTTGTTTAAAATTGTTCTCGTGACTATTTCTTTTTTCTCAAGATGAAGTACATCGTATAAAAGCCATTTACCAAGAGCACTTTGTGGGTTTGTCTGCAGTGATTTGAAGTTTTCTTGAGCCAACCTAGCAGGATAAACTTTGCCATTCGGTAAATGAAGTTCTAATTCTATTGAAGATTTTCCCGTAATTGTTTTATATTGATCATACTTACGTATATCTACACTATCATCAAACCAATACGGGTATTTATTTCTAAATTCTGCGGGAATTGGTATATAAGCTTCTGCTTCAGGACGATCTCTATTACTGCCACGAGATTTTGGCACCGTTAAAAGCATTTAATCCTGACTTAGAAGGCACTTCGCCTTTACCTTGTATTGAATATAAAGGGAGATAAACCGCATCTGACTTTTCTTTTGGTTTTATATCATCATAAAGAACAATTTTATTTCTATTTTCAAAAGCTTCCTTCAAAAATTGAAAAGGATCATCAATTATACCTACATAAATTTCATCTATCAATGTACAGTCAGAAGTTTTACCGAATTTCATCCATATTTGGCTGTCTCCAAAAGTAAATTTATAGTCCTTTAGTCCATCTGTGAAGGAAAATGATGTTTTGGTCATATTGAATTCTTTTAAATTATTAATATTCACAAGCGGATAAGCAGTTTCGTGAATAACCAGCTTCCCTTCATCACGAGTTATATAATGATAAATGTTATCAGAACCATTATCACTTAATCCAAGCCTAGCATAATCAGTTTTTAATTTTTCGTTTTTTATTGAAGATATTTTATAGGCTATATCTTCCAATTTTCCACTGATTATAACTTTCTCTATCTCAGATTTATAAGCCTTTAACTGCATTACTTTTTGGTATGATTCTCTACTGTTAAGCCAAGTTTTAATTCCGATGCCTATTCTTTTAGAACCAAAACAGAAAGCATATCATGTGGTGTATTTCCAACATCAACCTCTTTTGCGCCAAAACTTCTAGAATAAATGGTTTCTTGAAATTTTGAATCCAAATAAGGAGCACCTGTTGTACTAGACTTTTGATTAAACATTTTTGATAAAGACGCATACATTTTTATAAAACTTATATAGTCTTGCTGCTGTTCTTTGCTATAAAATTCCCAAACTGTCATTTTCAGACTCCACTAAGAGATTTAACTAAATTTTTGTGTAAATCAATATTAACCAACAATTGTTAAAAATTCGTGTTCCCCACCACTTTTGATTGTTTTATAAAAATCATCATTATCATAAATAGAATAGGAATAAGATTTCGAATCTCTTTTTAAAGATTCAACATCTTTCAAAACCTCAACTTGATATGATGACCCCGCCATTCTTCCATTCATATATGTATATATAAGAGAAAATTTATTTTCTGTATCTGGTAAACTCATATCTTCATCTGTAAGAGCCATATAAATGGAATCTGCAATTCTCTTAATTAATGGAACAACCACAGAATTTCCAGCCTGCTTATATAAATGAGAATCTGCAATTTTGGGAAGTTTAAAACTTTTTGGAAAACCTTGAGCATTAAAAGTTTCTCTTGGAGTTAATTTTCTTATTCTTCCATCAGAGGTAAGAATAAGAGGAACATTATGTCCCCCTGTCCCCATATTTGCAGTCAAAGTAGGAATTACCCCATTTTTATTTTCTCGTACATAAATTCTTCGCCACTGATACACAGAATCAGGATTTTGCATTTCTTCTGCTAATTTATTATAAAAAGGCTGTTTACCTTCCTTATAATAGTATTTTTCATCAACAGTTTTGTCATATTCTATGATGTCAGATAATGGTTTAATTAACTTTACAGGTGTAGGAAATTCAAATTTTTCAAAAGATTTTCGATCTTTAAATCCAACAACATATATACGTTCTCTATTTTGAGGTATATTTCCATAATCCTTTGCATTTAATACTTTCCACTTCACAAAGTATCCAGCATGTACTAAAAATTCTCTAATAACCTTAAAAGTATTTCCATGATCATGAGTGACTAAATTTTTGACGTTTTCAAGAAAAACCACTTTAGGTTGTTTAGCTTTTATAACCCTCAATGTTTCAAAAAACAAATCTCCTCTTTCGTCACTTAAACCTTTCCTGTACCCTGCAATACTAAATGGCTGACAAGGGAATCCTGCTATGACAATATCTGCATCAGGGATATCTTTTGTTTCGACACTATGAATATCACGTCTATCAAGTATTTTTTTACTATAATTTTGCGCGAACGTTTCCTGAGCGTATTTATCAAATTCGTTAGCATATATAGTCTCAAATTTATTCGTCATAGAAAAACCCAAATCAATTCCGCCAACTCCTGCGAAAAGACTTATTATCTTAGTTTTCATGTCACACCAACTCCTTCAAAAAAATTATACAGCACTTACGTTTAAAAAGCAGCAATGACTTACTTAAAATAAGTAATAAATAATTTGTTTTAAAATTTCTTAAACTTTTTCAAAAAGATCAAATTCTAGCAGATTATCAGGTACTTCCTGAATAAATCAGAATTGCACTCAATCAATATTAGAATCATCAAAAACTCATTTTCCTTTCTGCAGCCTTTTTATTGTTTTCTGCAGCATTCACTTCACCTACAGTAATTTCGCCATATAAATCTCATTAACGTACCGACCGTCCAGTAATATCGAACGCTGTCTAACTCCTTCAACCTCAAAGCCTTGCGCTTGATAGAGCCTTTTTGCAGCGACATTAGTCTCTACCACCGTTAGCTCTAACCTTTTAATCTGATTTAATTGCGCCCACTGATCGAGATTATGAAATAAAGCGGAACCGATTCCTCTGTTATGAAAATCAGCAATGATTCCCACCACAACTGAAGCTACATGTCGATTTCTACGATGTCTGCCTCTTTGAGCCAAAAGATACCCAATCATCTGCTCATCGCAGCTTGCTGTCTGCAAGAAATCGACTCCTCGATTGGCATTTTCGATTAACTTTTTTAAAGGTTCTAAATCATATTCTCTTTCATCTGTCTCGTACAGCGTAAATTTTGTTTCGCGATCGATTTGAGCCATTAATTGCCATAAAGATTCTGCGTCAACAACTTGCGGCGTTTCATAATTTACCAAACTCAATCCAGCTCCTGCATCGAGATCAATTCTTGTGCGACTTCCAAATTAGCATAAATCATACCCTCATCAACATATTCAAATTCACCACGCTGATTATCAACTGGATCGGCTCTAAACTGCTTTTTTTCAGGTGTAAAAGGTGCTTGAATTTCACTGTTGGCTGGCATCCGGTAAATATCTAAATTACCAAAATAGTAATTCCAACGCTCTAAATTATTGCTCCGATAAGAACTGCCGCCAAATGACAAATCAGCAAATACCCAGCCATACGGTGCAACATAGAACTGTGCCCAATCATGACAACCAGTATAAAATTTCGTAACATAAAGTCCCGACTGCCAGCGGGACGGAATTCCTGCAATCCGACATAACGTGATGAACAAAAGCGCTTGAACCCCACAGTCCCCCTTCTGATTTACAGCCGCATACTCAGAAATATTGTCAATTGTACAATACTCGCGCATATAAGAGTAATTCACCTTCGTTGTTACATAATCATAAATTCTCCGCGCCTGCTTAATTGGATTTTGTTCAGTGCCGATA
Proteins encoded in this window:
- a CDS encoding immunoglobulin-like domain-containing protein; its protein translation is MSEVSKPIFAFQGSADSTINVDDSFNENEYKVVGSWAIFNNYGGDYSKLPNFEGIAKNNDGSPKVTITGHVDTHTPGIYQLTYEATSISGETTTMIRKITVLPKSIATDWTITDMKAVGYINYVPNYGIMVFNAPAGSATGQRLAHTTAWRISQKAVNAKGMFSIALARISGSTGDMCHLVQSALWLR
- a CDS encoding very short patch repair endonuclease, with protein sequence MSNHIITREQRSFNMSQIRSTNTKPEIKLRKALWNRGVRYRKNLNTLPGKPDIAITKSKIAVFIDGEFWHGYKWNENKNNIHSNRDYWIPKIEKI
- a CDS encoding DNA cytosine methyltransferase translates to MKTKIISLFAGVGGIDLGFSMTNKFETIYANEFDKYAQETFAQNYSKKILDRRDIHSVETKDIPDADIVIAGFPCQPFSIAGYRKGLSDERGDLFFETLRVIKAKQPKVVFLENVKNLVTHDHGNTFKVIREFLVHAGYFVKWKVLNAKDYGNIPQNRERIYVVGFKDRKSFEKFEFPTPVKLIKPLSDIIEYDKTVDEKYYYKEGKQPFYNKLAEEMQNPDSVYQWRRIYVRENKNGVIPTLTANMGTGGHNVPLILTSDGRIRKLTPRETFNAQGFPKSFKLPKIADSHLYKQAGNSVVVPLIKRIADSIYMALTDEDMSLPDTENKFSLIYTYMNGRMAGSSYQVEVLKDVESLKRDSKSYSYSIYDNDDFYKTIKSGGEHEFLTIVG
- a CDS encoding GNAT family N-acetyltransferase: MVNYETPQVVDAESLWQLMAQIDRETKFTLYETDEREYDLEPLKKLIENANRGVDFLQTASCDEQMIGYLLAQRGRHRRNRHVASVVVGIIADFHNRGIGSALFHNLDQWAQLNQIKRLELTVVETNVAAKRLYQAQGFEVEGVRQRSILLDGRYVNEIYMAKLL